From the genome of Nitrospira lenta, one region includes:
- a CDS encoding TIGR04283 family arsenosugar biosynthesis glycosyltransferase: MTIAVIIPTLNESSTIARTLTHTVALGFDEIVVSDGGSTDPTLQMVQACCARVPVVRLVTAPTGRARQLNEGVKACRSDILLFLHADTELPPHAKTAIESAVKNPQIVGGRFDVRFDRPSRWGTIISWLMNRRSRLTGIATGDQAMFVRRQIFEQMGGFPNIPLMEDIAFSRHLKRRGPTAALADRVTTSFRRWEKNGPLRTIFLMWTLRFLYWLGVSPTRLNQWYRAVR, encoded by the coding sequence ATGACCATCGCCGTCATCATCCCCACCCTGAATGAATCCTCGACGATTGCGCGCACCCTGACACACACCGTCGCCTTGGGATTCGACGAAATTGTCGTCAGTGACGGCGGCAGCACCGATCCTACGCTCCAGATGGTCCAAGCCTGCTGTGCCAGAGTGCCGGTCGTACGGTTAGTCACCGCACCGACCGGCCGAGCCCGGCAACTGAATGAAGGCGTGAAAGCCTGCCGCAGCGACATCCTGCTGTTTCTCCATGCCGACACGGAACTTCCGCCGCATGCGAAAACGGCGATTGAATCCGCAGTGAAGAATCCTCAGATCGTCGGCGGGCGGTTCGATGTCCGCTTCGATCGTCCGTCCCGATGGGGCACGATCATCAGCTGGCTCATGAACCGGCGCTCACGTCTCACCGGCATCGCCACCGGCGACCAGGCCATGTTCGTCCGCCGTCAGATCTTTGAACAGATGGGCGGCTTCCCGAATATTCCGCTGATGGAAGATATTGCATTCAGCCGGCATTTGAAACGTCGGGGGCCAACCGCCGCGCTCGCGGATCGCGTCACGACCTCGTTCCGGCGCTGGGAGAAAAACGGGCCTCTGCGCACAATTTTCTTGATGTGGACGCTGCGCTTCCTGTATTGGCTGGGGGTCAGCCCCACTCGACTCAACCAATGGTATCGTGCAGTCCGATAA
- a CDS encoding TIGR04282 family arsenosugar biosynthesis glycosyltransferase, which yields MNKPSPKSSQSASTQPPSAALVIFAKAPVPGQVKTRLCPPLTPDEAATLHGSFVIDMLERTKVATAKLKLPFDRYLACAPSSTLVFFQIMEERQSVKLIDQVGDDLGARMQQAFATLFGKGYQRVFIVGADVPSLPLDHYKQALALLDAHDVVLGPALDGGYYLIGLTQPRPELFADIVWSTDRVLVATQEKAVGLGLKVALLPAWRDVDTIDDLQALMDASAADAKKPKTEQVFSARTAGALQHLAKRLRAKT from the coding sequence ATGAACAAACCATCACCCAAATCGTCCCAGTCTGCATCGACACAACCACCGTCCGCCGCCCTGGTGATCTTCGCGAAGGCGCCTGTCCCGGGCCAAGTGAAGACCCGCCTGTGCCCGCCGTTGACGCCTGACGAAGCCGCCACTCTGCACGGCAGCTTTGTCATCGACATGCTTGAGCGCACCAAAGTCGCCACGGCAAAGCTGAAGTTACCCTTTGATCGTTACCTGGCCTGCGCGCCATCCTCCACACTGGTCTTCTTCCAGATCATGGAAGAGCGGCAGAGCGTGAAGCTAATTGATCAAGTCGGCGACGATCTAGGTGCGCGCATGCAGCAGGCGTTCGCGACCCTCTTCGGGAAGGGCTATCAACGGGTCTTCATCGTCGGCGCCGATGTCCCGTCGCTGCCGCTCGATCATTATAAGCAGGCCCTGGCTCTGCTGGATGCCCACGACGTCGTCTTAGGACCGGCACTAGACGGCGGATATTATTTGATCGGCCTCACGCAACCCCGGCCCGAACTCTTCGCCGACATTGTCTGGTCGACCGATCGCGTACTCGTGGCCACACAGGAGAAAGCTGTCGGCCTCGGCTTGAAGGTGGCGTTGCTTCCTGCCTGGCGCGATGTTGATACCATCGACGATCTCCAGGCATTGATGGACGCTAGCGCTGCGGACGCAAAGAAGCCGAAAACTGAGCAGGTCTTTTCAGCACGCACCGCCGGTGCGCTCCAGCATCTGGCCAAGCGCTTACGGGCAAAGACATAA
- a CDS encoding SDR family NAD(P)-dependent oxidoreductase has product MNERVALITGGAKGIGRGIALDLAAQHWKVAICYRTSEAEAQKTALAITERGGQALAIRCDVADPAAAKDLVTQVEHTWGGIDVLVNGAGPYHRVNLFEETIEGWNEMFDGNLHPIFYLAKAIAPGMKARKSGRIINFSMANAEQMISQPDVTAHYIAKAGVLILTRTLAKLLAPHGITVNAISPGFIDSGSAPPEELAGMTKRIPAGYIGTIDDTVAAVRYLLSEDARYVNGANIQISGAWGI; this is encoded by the coding sequence ATGAACGAACGTGTCGCACTCATCACCGGCGGAGCGAAAGGCATCGGGCGTGGGATCGCATTGGACCTGGCTGCGCAGCATTGGAAAGTCGCTATCTGCTACCGCACCAGTGAAGCCGAGGCGCAGAAGACTGCGCTGGCCATCACCGAGCGCGGCGGGCAGGCGCTGGCCATTCGCTGTGATGTCGCAGACCCCGCGGCGGCCAAAGACCTCGTGACTCAGGTTGAACACACGTGGGGCGGCATCGATGTCCTCGTCAACGGCGCCGGGCCCTACCACCGCGTGAATCTGTTCGAAGAGACGATCGAGGGATGGAACGAAATGTTCGACGGCAATCTCCACCCCATCTTCTATCTGGCCAAAGCCATCGCGCCGGGCATGAAAGCCCGAAAATCCGGCCGCATCATCAATTTCAGCATGGCCAATGCGGAACAGATGATCTCGCAACCGGATGTCACGGCACACTACATTGCCAAAGCCGGCGTGCTCATCCTGACCAGGACGCTCGCCAAGTTGCTGGCGCCGCACGGCATCACCGTAAATGCGATTTCGCCGGGCTTCATCGATTCCGGCAGCGCGCCGCCGGAAGAACTGGCCGGCATGACGAAACGGATTCCCGCTGGCTATATCGGCACTATCGACGACACCGTCGCCGCCGTGCGCTACTTATTGAGTGAGGATGCGCGCTACGTGAACGGCGCGAACATTCAGATCAGCGGGGCATGGGGAATATAG
- a CDS encoding glutaredoxin family protein produces the protein MAEPIEDEIQKEVKAHKILIYGKGTKTMPMCGFTRETMQFFEKYGYPYELIDVLSQPTKREALTKMTNWPTLPKVFIDGTFYGDTDILDPMEKKGEMEPLLKKAFGK, from the coding sequence ATGGCCGAACCGATAGAAGACGAAATCCAGAAGGAAGTCAAAGCGCATAAGATCCTGATCTACGGCAAGGGGACGAAGACCATGCCGATGTGCGGATTCACGCGCGAGACGATGCAGTTTTTCGAGAAGTACGGATACCCGTATGAACTGATCGATGTGCTCTCGCAGCCGACCAAGCGGGAGGCCCTCACTAAGATGACCAATTGGCCGACGCTGCCCAAGGTGTTCATCGACGGGACGTTCTATGGCGACACCGACATTCTCGATCCGATGGAAAAGAAGGGTGAGATGGAGCCGCTGCTGAAGAAAGCGTTCGGCAAGTAG
- a CDS encoding BolA/IbaG family iron-sulfur metabolism protein yields the protein MITPEVLTEYVLKSMPDAAVTVTDRTGTMDHLKVIVVSEAFREKNLLDRHRLIYQALDVPLKDGRIHALELTARTKDEA from the coding sequence ATGATCACACCGGAAGTGTTGACTGAGTACGTTCTGAAGAGTATGCCGGATGCGGCGGTGACGGTCACCGATCGCACCGGGACGATGGATCACTTGAAAGTGATCGTGGTGTCGGAGGCGTTTCGGGAGAAGAATCTGCTGGATCGGCACAGGCTCATCTATCAGGCACTGGATGTGCCATTGAAGGATGGGCGGATCCATGCGTTGGAATTGACGGCCCGCACTAAAGACGAAGCATAG
- a CDS encoding response regulator, whose translation MAEFKSGFFVGGDACNGRVLVVDDEPDIRKVVKMTLQKAGYDVLEAENGEKAIETINSGENRLLLDIMICDIRMPKVNGIEAIAYFRQNYPRVPLIVLTGFPDTDMATSLLRQGVVDYLVKPVEGEKLKAAVARAMEQRELAPL comes from the coding sequence ATGGCTGAATTCAAATCAGGGTTCTTTGTCGGAGGAGATGCGTGCAACGGGCGAGTCCTTGTCGTGGACGATGAGCCGGACATCCGCAAAGTCGTGAAAATGACCTTGCAGAAAGCTGGCTATGACGTGCTGGAAGCCGAAAATGGCGAGAAGGCCATTGAGACCATCAACAGCGGAGAAAACCGGCTGCTGCTTGACATCATGATCTGCGATATCCGCATGCCGAAGGTCAACGGAATCGAAGCGATCGCCTATTTCCGGCAGAATTATCCCCGTGTGCCGCTGATTGTCCTGACCGGGTTCCCCGATACCGACATGGCGACGTCCTTACTCAGGCAGGGCGTGGTCGACTATCTAGTGAAGCCCGTTGAAGGCGAAAAACTCAAAGCCGCCGTCGCCCGCGCGATGGAGCAGCGTGAGCTCGCGCCCTTATGA
- a CDS encoding sensor histidine kinase, giving the protein MPTTHPTDVTPTKIAILGAGRGGVALLDLLHQMPAIEIIGITDCNPNAPGLQRARELRVPVAPHITALIQSHGVQLILDVTGDPALGAILRNHARPEADVLSGSASRMLWELVQHESILQAELLHAEKLAGIGSFAAGIAHDINNPLQLILGLAENLEDETDLATIHEQAADIITAVKRTTAICRDLTSYTRRSASHNHSLVPLSARLDEALKIARYAVGLHDIDIVKRYTPDAAASGNPDELLHVFVNLITNAIQAMDSGGTLTLRTAIEPDTVLVQVSDTGCGIPPDLFNAIFEPFFTTKPPGKGTGLGLYNIKHVIHQMHGAIAVTSDVGIGSTFTITLPRTAQA; this is encoded by the coding sequence ATGCCGACCACGCACCCAACAGACGTGACGCCCACCAAAATTGCGATTCTTGGAGCAGGACGAGGAGGGGTCGCCCTCCTCGACCTGCTCCACCAAATGCCGGCCATCGAAATCATCGGCATCACCGACTGCAACCCCAACGCACCCGGCCTGCAACGAGCCCGCGAACTGCGCGTGCCGGTCGCGCCCCACATCACCGCGCTCATCCAAAGCCACGGCGTGCAGCTAATTCTCGACGTAACCGGCGACCCCGCATTAGGAGCGATCCTCCGCAACCACGCCCGGCCCGAAGCCGATGTGCTCAGTGGCTCAGCATCCCGCATGCTCTGGGAACTCGTTCAACATGAATCGATCTTGCAGGCGGAACTGCTTCACGCCGAAAAACTCGCGGGGATCGGCTCCTTCGCCGCAGGCATTGCCCACGACATCAATAACCCACTGCAGCTGATTCTCGGACTCGCAGAAAATCTGGAAGACGAGACCGACCTTGCAACCATTCACGAGCAAGCCGCTGACATCATTACCGCCGTCAAACGCACGACGGCTATCTGCCGGGACTTGACGTCCTACACCCGACGCTCCGCCTCTCACAATCATAGCCTGGTTCCTCTCAGCGCCAGGCTTGACGAAGCTCTCAAGATTGCCCGGTATGCCGTAGGGCTTCACGATATCGACATCGTAAAACGCTATACTCCCGACGCCGCCGCCTCAGGCAATCCAGACGAACTGCTCCACGTCTTCGTCAATCTCATCACCAACGCCATCCAAGCCATGGACAGCGGCGGGACCTTGACACTGCGCACGGCCATCGAACCGGATACGGTGCTCGTGCAAGTCTCCGACACCGGCTGCGGCATCCCGCCCGATCTCTTCAACGCGATTTTCGAACCCTTTTTCACCACCAAACCACCTGGGAAAGGCACCGGCTTAGGCTTGTATAACATCAAGCACGTCATCCACCAGATGCACGGGGCGATTGCCGTGACCAGCGACGTCGGCATCGGCAGCACCTTTACCATCACCTTGCCACGAACAGCACAGGCGTGA